CAGCCCCATGAAGGTGAAGAAGGGCACCGCGAGCAGGATCTCGTTGCGCATGATGCCGAACACCCGGTCCGGCAGCGCTTGCAGCAGCGCCGGGGTGAGCATCCCGAATTCGATCCCGATCCAGCCGAACAGCATGCCGACGGCGGCGAGCGAGAAGGCGACCGGATAGCCGATCAGCAGAAACAGCACCAGTGCACTGAACATCACCGGCGCCATGTTGGCGGCGAGCCAGGCTGTCATCTCAGTATCCTCCGGTCGTCGGTGCCGGCAGCGGGCGGTGGCCGGTCAGGGCGGCGAGACCCTTGATGATCTCGGACACCCCTTGCAGGGCCAGCAGCGCGAAACCGATCGGAATGGCCAGCTTCATCGGCCACCAGATCAGCCCGCCCGGATTGACCGAGGACTCGTTCTGCTCGAAAGCGATGAGGAAATAGTCCCAGGCGTCGACCACGATCAGCAGCGAGACCGGCAGCAGGAACAGCAGCCCACCCAGAATCTCGACCAGCACCTGACCGCGCGGTGGCAGCCGGTTGTAGAGGACGTCGACACGGACATGCCCACGCTCCTGGAGCGTCAGGGGCGCGTAGAGCAGAAAGATCAGCCCGAACATGAACCACTGCCCCTCGATCATGGCGTTCGAGCCCCAGTCGAGCAGGTAGCGCAGGGTGGCTGTCAGGGCGCTGAGCAGCACGCTCAGCAGTACCAGCCACAGGGTGAGCTGACCGACACGGCGATTGAGCCGGTCGATGAACCCTGAGAAACCAAGTAGGAACTCCATGATTCGGTACGACTCCGGTGTTGGGGACGATCAGACACAGACACGGTTGCGCCCTTCGGACTTGGCCCGATAGAGCGCCTCATCGGCGCGCGCCAGCAGCAGGCCCGAACCATCGCTCGGTGGCTGGGTGGCCGCCACGCCGATGCTGAGCGTCACATGGTCGGCGGCGGCCGAATAGGCATGCGGGATGTGCAGGGCACTGACGCCGACGCGGCAGGATTCGGCCAGGGCCAGAGCGCCGGCCGCGTCGGTGTCGGGCAGCAGCAGCACGAACTCCTCGCCGCCGTAGCGCGCCACCAGATCGGCCGGACGTTGCAGCCGTGCGCGCAGGGCATCGGCGACCCGTCGCAGACACTCGTCGCCACGGCCATGCCCATAGTGATCGTTGTAGGATTTGAAATAGTCGACGTCGAGCATGGCCAAAGCCAGTGGCGCTCCCTCGCGGGCGGCACGCGCCCACTCCTGCTTCAGCGCCTCGTCGAAACGGCGACGATTGGGGATGTGGGTCAGGCCATCGAGCGAGGCGAGACTGTCGAGCAGGTCGGTCTTGCGCTTGAGATTGACATGGGTGCGCACGCGCGCGCGCACGATCGGCAGATGGAAGGGCTTGGTGATGTAGTCGACCGCGCCCAGCTCCAGACCGCGCGCCTCCTCCTCGGCCTCGTCCTTGGCGGTGACGAAGATGATCGGGATGGTACTGGTGCGCGGATCGTCCTTCAGGCGCCGGCAGACCTCGTAGCCGTCCATCTCGGGCATCATGACG
The sequence above is drawn from the Allochromatium vinosum DSM 180 genome and encodes:
- a CDS encoding TRAP transporter small permease subunit, translated to MEFLLGFSGFIDRLNRRVGQLTLWLVLLSVLLSALTATLRYLLDWGSNAMIEGQWFMFGLIFLLYAPLTLQERGHVRVDVLYNRLPPRGQVLVEILGGLLFLLPVSLLIVVDAWDYFLIAFEQNESSVNPGGLIWWPMKLAIPIGFALLALQGVSEIIKGLAALTGHRPLPAPTTGGY
- a CDS encoding diguanylate cyclase domain-containing protein encodes the protein MSSPDPEDLLPSILIVDDLPANIRVLADTLKSDYRVRVATSGLKALEVAAGDPPPDLILLDVMMPEMDGYEVCRRLKDDPRTSTIPIIFVTAKDEAEEEARGLELGAVDYITKPFHLPIVRARVRTHVNLKRKTDLLDSLASLDGLTHIPNRRRFDEALKQEWARAAREGAPLALAMLDVDYFKSYNDHYGHGRGDECLRRVADALRARLQRPADLVARYGGEEFVLLLPDTDAAGALALAESCRVGVSALHIPHAYSAAADHVTLSIGVAATQPPSDGSGLLLARADEALYRAKSEGRNRVCV